DNA from Choloepus didactylus isolate mChoDid1 chromosome Y, mChoDid1.pri, whole genome shotgun sequence:
AGCACAAAGCCATGGAAGCTGGATGTGCTCAGTGCTGTTAGCAGCAATATGGAAGAGCACTCATTTTCTCAGCCCATGTGTTTTACTCTATTAAATTATATCAAGAACATCCTTGAAACAGAACTAAAAAGTGCATTAATGACTACTTTTGCCAAATTGTGTTAATGAGTAAATCTGACAGACGCCAAAAACAATTAAGTTTTTAATGTTGTAAATCAGTTTAAGAGTTTGAAAAGTACTGCCTAGCACAGTAATATATGAACTTTTTGAAGCCACAGAACACCTACATTATAAATATACTGAATCTCAATCAAACATTCATCAAGGCAAACAGCATCAAAGCATGATCAATTGATGGTTAATAATCCACATTAAAGAATGGATTATTAGCAACGAACCATAACAACGAACATTTATTGGGCAATGACGATACCAAACACTGTTCCATCAGCTTTCtcgaattatctcatttaatcttctagattaaagtaaaagaaacatgTAACACATTCTCTTCACAGAGATGGCAAGACCTATAGgatttactttttgtctcagCCACACAGATTGCATTTGGGAACAAAGAAAATTCTCAGAGGGTGGTGATTTGAGTGCAATTTGGAGCCTTGAAGTAATAAAATAAGCAGATATGGAGATGGcatcaaattaaaatatgaagTTCATAACGTTTATAAAGCATTCAGAGCCAAATTCACTTTGTAAAATGTCCCAAGGAATTACAGCACATTTTGAACGTTATGGAATATGATTTGAAGAACTCTGGTTTAAGGCTTACGATTAGTACTGAGATACatcctttattcattcaaaataatgTTAAGTTCCTGGCACGACTTAGGTAATTTTCATGATTGCATTTAGATACCTAGAATTCTACCTAAGTCACAAGGTGGGAACAGGGATGGTTCTTAACCATATCTGTAACTGAACTGCTTAAAAAGCTTTTCCTTGGTTGAGAAGACAcgttttgttattttattttcatttcagtaatATCCATTTTTGATTGAATAACTATCAAGTTTATTTTAAATCAGCAGATCATTCGAAATGGCCTTGGAGGTGACGGGGTTTATGTCTACCCTTAATCACAAGTACCACCATAAAAGTACCCATCCccagaggggaaaaaatgtttttctacttCCTGGAAAGGGCAAGAGAAATGAGCTCTACTTTGATCacgttttctttttcaaaacctGTAACAAAGAGCATTCCAGTCAAATGTAGGTATGTTCCACTGCCTACTCTCCCTCATGCATTGTATACTTCTTAATTAGAATAATAGTAGCTCTAGATGTATTTtgaaaaaaggtaaaatttatTTCTGGAGATCAAGGAAAGAAACGGACTTTAAGTGCAATAgaatactgctttaaaaatccTTGTTTGGACATACGTTCTCatatgcatcaaagaacacaacAGTTTATTCAAAAGATAAGAAGTAAAGAAGCTGAATGAGTAGCTTAGTGAAGAATCATGGCAAAGAGACTAAAGGACAATACTTTACACAAAGCCCTTTGCTCAGTTCCTGGCACCCAGACGGGTTCAACAAACGCTAGTCCATTGTTAGGAAAACACAGATCATTTAAGATGGAAATGAAATTCTCCCATTCCCAGGCATCTACACTTCTGTTTATTAGAAAATTCTAGGTAAAACGGCATACAATGAAACCTCAGGAAGAAAAATATGGAGACTGGACACTGGTTCTGATAGGAAGAAAAGCATTTGTATATCTGTCCCAAGCACTACAAATGTAAATGGGCTGGTGTGTCTTAAAAGTAAGGAAAGCACAAAAAGCAGTTCTAGTTCTTTGTAGCGAGtaagaaattggaaaaaagaaaatgcctgCTCTCTGACTGAAGATATAAGACCATTATCGCAATTCTCTAGTCCTAGGGACAGCCAGCGTCAAAAAAGGACCCAACAGGAAAGTTTTCAGGATGAggcattctttcttctgtttagaTTCATGCTGGTCTCTACTCAGAAGGGAGCTATTAAGATTCTGGAGCTCTGCAGCACCAGAAAGGCCTCCAAGCTGCAAGTCAGTGAAGTAGCGACAGCATTTTAGGAAGCTAGAGCTCTTAGTGAAAAATCCTGGTGGGGAGGAATGAGCACAGAAGTCGGAGCCAGGCAGACCATGGTTTAACCCTGACAGCAAATTACTAGTGGTGGATCAATGAACAAGCCAACCTCCgcaaggctcagtttcctcatttgtaaatgggttTAATACCTCGAAGGACTTTTGTGTAGATTAGggaatcacacacacaccccatctgGTGGGGTGTCTGACATTCATTAACTGGTAGAGGTACTATTAAGATAAGCTTTGTTctagaactaaaaataaaatcttatactAAAATAACTCTCGACGCTGATAAAATTGAGGTATGACATGCTATAGCTCTTCCAGGCTTAGGACTGGATTTGGAATATTATCTGTACCCAAAGAGGAGttataaaataactataaatcggggaagaaaaattgctaaaggCAGGGCAAGGAAAGGAAGCCTGAGGAGACAGAAGGTCGGAACTTACGTCGCTCTTCTCTGTGCCTCTCGGTCTCTGCAAAGTACTGGCGGAGCTCCTCAGTGATTTCCATATTGCTCAGGTTGCATTCTATCTCCCCATCTGACTCGctctccatctcctcctccatGGATGGAGCCCGGACTTTTCTCATGGATGCCTGGACATTAGGGAGGTCATGCAGATGGGGCCCAGACCTTCTAGAATGTGGATAGTTGCAGTGGGAATACTGGTCAGAGGACTGAAGATATTCCCTCTCGTAAGAGCTGTGGGGAGGAACAGCAGAGGGCAAATACCAGGGGCAAGTGTAATAGGATTCCAAGGCCTTCTTGTAGGCCTTCTGGTGGCTTTGCATCCAAGCCATTGCTTGATGATAATGCTGCCAGTATCTTGCATAGACTGGGTGAGAATACCAAGGCTCGGCATCTACTGATGATGACGCCTACGAAAGGAAGGGAAGCATATGGTAGAAACCTCAAGAGAAATCAGCTCCTGTTTAATCAACTAACTAATGGGTATTTACAGAGTATCTACTAAATGTCTCCCCTGCTTTACGTGGCTACTGGGCCAAAAAAGGCATGACTGACCCATGCCCACAATGGACACCAAGTGTATGCACACCTGCCCTGTAAATATGTGTGCATGAGGTACACAAGGGACAATTAGTTAAAGGTTATGGCAGCACATTGCACAGTGGGGACAGAGGCTAATAATGATCATTTTCAGATAAGATTCAAGGAGAAATAAGGACCCCAAGTTTATCATCTTTGCCATCTCCACCAGTGCAATTCAGTGACTAGTTCCAGGTTACAGAGGGCTTGCCAGGAACCACAGGGACTGAAAACATGGACTCTGGACCCTCCCTCTGAGCTCCTAAACACCAGCCCACTCCTCAATGCCTGGGGAAAACGAGGTCTAGTAAAGGACCCAACAGAAATATTACTCTTGGTCTTCTTAATCACAGAATGAGAATGCTGAGATTTTAAATACTAAAATTTAACTTTTCCTCTtttgagttaaaaagaaaaagaaaacttaccTTTGCTTCCATCTCTGATTGTGAAACTCCAAGCAGGCACAGAAACTAGGACAGAAAAAGTGCAGTGCAAATATGTGATCAGTATGGAGAGGGGAGACACGGGGCGACTTCCTGGTTTGCACAGCCACACCCCAGAGGTTGCCTCTCTCTAGTAGCATGCCAGATCTACatacaaccccccccccacacacacaagaCCCTGGTACTTGAGGTCTGAGCTTGTGGTCAGAAAAGAGGGGATCTCCTCAGGTATGATTACTTGGGCCACAAGACACTGCAAGGTTTGGCATCCAATTACCTGTTTCCTTATTGAAAGAAAAGTCTATGGGACTAACCATTTAGATATTTAGGACTTagtaagtatataaaaatatacagaatGCAAACTAAAACTTTACAACTATCACCTTGCCAATGCCTATTTAAATTAACCCTGGATTTCCCAAGACTTGAGTAGAATACATCTTTCCAGCTCACTGGAAACCTTTATTGCATTTTGCCTTAGGCTTGGGAACTCGAGGAGCCTCTCTCCAGCTTTGGCTCTGCCCTGTGCTTTAATTCCCCCAAAGGAGcctttctgctttgtttttgatTGCACTAAGCATCTCTCAGCACATGGCACCACTCTCCCTTTGCCTAGCCACTCCACTCCTGCATGAGGACAAACTGTCCCGTGGAGATGCCACATGGGCAATCACATAGTCTTTCCTAAACAGCTTTGCTCTGCTAGGATTTATTCATTTTCCTAGTATTTACCTGCTTGTTATGTACTgagttgtttgcatgaaatacctaAAGGTAAAGTTTAATACGCAGCGGTACCTTTTACAACCTATTTTAAAataggcttttaatttttttttcctgttcaagTGTTCCAAGCTATTAAAATCCCAGCTATGCCAGTATGTACCTTTAAAACAAGTTAAACAAAAATAACAGCCTAAAATGAATGAGAATTTAGAAATCTGTGAGATGAAACCATTAACAATGTGATGCAGAGCAAAGAGCTACTTAGGTTTTGaaacttctgaaaaaaaatcagatactGAAGGAGTCTTATTTTTCCAACTTCACTTAATTACAGGGTAGAATTTTCATATCTCCAAGCCTTAAGAAACAAACTCGACTTATTTAGCAATCACTATCTGATGTTCTTGCTATGGTTAAGGCTAACAATTGACATGTTAAATTTACGGCTTCTATCCTTTAAGATTTAGCCTAGGGGCgggacaagatggcggactggtgagctgtatgttttagttactcctccaggaaagtaggtagaaagccaggaactgcgtggactggacaccacagagcaatctgactttggacatacttcatacaacactcatgaaaacgtcgaactgctgagatcagcgaaatctgtaagtttttgtggccaggggacccgcacccctccctgccagcctcagtcccgtgggaggaggggctgtcagctccgggaaggagaagggacaactgcagtggcagcccttatcggaaacacattctactgatccaaactcgaaccatagatagactgagaccagacaccagagaatctgagagcagccagcccagcagagaggaaacaggcatagaaaaaacacgaaaaactccaaaataagagcggaggatttttggagttctggtgaacatagaaaggggaagggcagagctcggGCCCGGAggatcatatgcaaatcccgaagaaaagctgatctctctgccctgtggacctttccttaatggccctaattgctttgtctcttagcatttcaataacccattagatctctgaggagggcctttttttttaaattatttttttcttttttctaaaacaattactctaagaagcccaatacagaaagcttcaaagacttgcaatttgggcaggtcaagacaacagcagaactaagagagctctgagacaaaaggcaataatccagtggctgagaaaattcactaaacaccacaacttcccaagaaaaggggggtgtccactcacagccatcatcctggtggacaggaaacactcctgcccatcgccagccccatagcccagagctgccccagacaacccagtgtgacggaagtgcttcaaataacaggcacacaccacaaaactgggcgtggacattagccttccctgcaacctcagctgattgtcccagagttgggaaggtagagcagtgtgaattaacaaag
Protein-coding regions in this window:
- the GEMIN8 gene encoding gem-associated protein 8 isoform X2; this encodes MEAKASSSVDAEPWYSHPVYARYWQHYHQAMAWMQSHQKAYKKALESYYTCPWYLPSAVPPHSSYEREYLQSSDQYSHCNYPHSRRSGPHLHDLPNVQASMRKVRAPSMEEEMESESDGEIECNLSNMEITEELRQYFAETERHREERRRQQQLDQERLEDYMSTSHDLYCNTRRSVAPPSERPGERRQAEMKRLYGDSAAQIQAMEAVVQLSFNKHCDRKHPKYWPVIPLKF
- the GEMIN8 gene encoding gem-associated protein 8 isoform X1, whose protein sequence is MSQFLCLLGVSQSEMEAKASSSVDAEPWYSHPVYARYWQHYHQAMAWMQSHQKAYKKALESYYTCPWYLPSAVPPHSSYEREYLQSSDQYSHCNYPHSRRSGPHLHDLPNVQASMRKVRAPSMEEEMESESDGEIECNLSNMEITEELRQYFAETERHREERRRQQQLDQERLEDYMSTSHDLYCNTRRSVAPPSERPGERRQAEMKRLYGDSAAQIQAMEAVVQLSFNKHCDRKHPKYWPVIPLKF